One region of Apus apus isolate bApuApu2 chromosome 6, bApuApu2.pri.cur, whole genome shotgun sequence genomic DNA includes:
- the TMEM177 gene encoding transmembrane protein 177 — protein sequence MAVQILRKASVWAKKRKITLLAVSCMGLFGANLSHHVFPEQTFKLLHECWSEGQPAELSQRLCGVFEDVLQDTGVKSAESYRAFAASGFHPVSAGIPWLPAGSWVGIPPNFDSTAEDEKGIVNHVVVINGKEVDWESKEGVALKEALTFSLEAQKFAIAREIMYLKNGSPLAIAVVAPTCLAGTILCGRGIKLLLGFSPGPMILRGICNLITAAGGLMWYYISYDAMTYHLDCKADRKAATVSKDYARGGVEFYDKILSRNRILRGLMGKQGTKMYAPSGNLFPRYWFRVKYTPYTYRRDLIVNILRELQAQKGSA from the coding sequence ATGGCAGTGCAGATCCTGCGGAAGGCATCTGTGTGGGCAAAGAAGCGCAAGATCACTTTGTTGGCTGTTTCGTGCATGGGACTGTTTGGTGCTAACCTTTCCCATCATGTGTTTCCTGAGCAGACATTCAAACTGTTGCATGAGTGCTGGTCAGAGGGGCAACCAGCTGAGCTTTCACAGAGGCTTTGTGGTGTCTTTGAGGATGTCCTGCAAGATACTGGTGTGAAGTCTGCTGAGTCCTATCGAGCCTTTGCAGCTTCTGGCTTCCACCCTGTGAGTGCTGGAAtcccctggctgcctgcaggctctTGGGTGGGCATCCCACCTAATTTTGATAGCACAGCTGAGGATGAAAAAGGAATAGTCAACCATGTTGTCGTGATCAATGGCAAGGAAGTAGACTGGGAGAGCAAGGAAGGTGTTGCTTTGAAAGAAGCTCTGACTTTTTCACTTGAAGCTCAGAAGTTTGCCATTGCCAGAGAAATTATGTATTTGAAGAATGGCAGCCCTTTGGCAATTGCAGTTGTGGCTCCAACTTGCTTAGCTGGTACAATTCTCTGTGGAAGAGGTATAAAGCTACTTCTGGGTTTCTCTCCTGGCCCCATGATACTTCGTGGCATCTGTAACCTTATAACTGCTGCTGGTGGACTAATGTGGTATTACATTTCTTACGATGCTATGACCTATCATCTGGACTGCAAGGCTGACAGGAAGGCAGCTACTGTTTCCAAAGACTACGCCAGAGGTGGGGTTGAATTTTATGATAAAATCTTGTCCCGCAACAGGATTCTTCGTGGTCTGATGGGCAAACAAGGGACAAAAATGTATGCCCCAAGTGGTAACCTTTTCCCAAGATACTGGTTCAGAGTAAAGTACACCCCGTACACTTACCGAAGAGATTTGattgttaatattttaagagaGCTCCAGGCACAGAAAGGGAGTGCTTGA